A genomic stretch from Lathyrus oleraceus cultivar Zhongwan6 chromosome 2, CAAS_Psat_ZW6_1.0, whole genome shotgun sequence includes:
- the LOC127119570 gene encoding uncharacterized protein LOC127119570: protein MAKGGEAFFRNVLESIQEVYLKRNPTAKAVLDLVQSVDNDKLVYDHLAFRTFGVNGYGIESLAGFFLDNGYTQRDELKFPGKKLRAFWFAPPADSSSGTGSGMRGPLPRVFISELLVDQMSPQTQEIIKKYTESSGNGNKYGALASSLGHLTWEKPLYSEFQQLASESEYAAWTLVNGHALNHVTISAHRLKTHLKDINKLNEFLEKSGFKLNSEGGVLKVSPDGLLQQSSTVADSVSFQFADGVTESVPCSYIEFAERLVLPEYENLPLAEVKESHRRDGFEASSADKIFESTSKEQLSRVSS from the exons ATGGCAAAG GGTGGTGAAGCGTTTTTCAGGAATGTGTTGGAGAGCATTCAGGAAGTGTACTTGAAAAGGAATCCTACTGCAAAAGCTGTATTGGACCTTGTTCAATCTGTTGACAACGACAAATTGGTCTATGATCATCTTGCATTCAGGACGTTTGGG GTGAATGGCTATGGAATTGAGTCCTTGGCTGGTTTTTTCCTGGATAACGGCTATACACAACGAGATGAGTTGAAGTTTCCAGGAAAGAAGCTGAGAGCATTCTGGTTCGCACCTCCTGCTGATTCATCTTCCGGAACTGGAAGTGGCATGAGGGGGCCCTTGCCAAGAGTTTTCATATCAGAGCTATTGGTGGATCAGATGAGTCCACAAACTCAG GAAATCATTAAGAAATACACTGAATCATCTGGAAATGGAAACAAGTACGGAGCTCTTGCAAGTTCCTTGGGACATTTAACATGGGAAAAACCTTTGTATTCCGAGTTTCAACAATTGGCAAG CGAAAGTGAGTATGCGGCGTGGACATTAGTCAATGGACATGCACTGAACCATGTCACTATTTCAGCTCATCGCCTGAAAACTCATTTGAAGGATATCAACAAACTGAATGAGTTTCTTGAAAAGAGTGGATTCAAATTGAATTCTGAAGGAGGAGTATTGAAAG TGAGTCCTGACGGCCTTCTTCAGCAAAGTTCAACAGTAGCAGATTCAGTTTCTTTCCAATTCGCTGATGGTGTAACTGAATCAGTTCCATGCTCGTACATTGAATTTGCCGAGCGTCTGGTGCTGCCAGAGTATGAAAATTTACCTCTCGCAGAG GTTAAAGAGTCTCATAGGAGGGATGGTTTTGAGGCATCAAGTGCGGATAAGATCTTTGAAAGCACATCAAAGGAACAACTGAGCCGAGTTTCGTCCTAG